One Campylobacter sp. RM16192 genomic region harbors:
- the abc-f gene encoding ribosomal protection-like ABC-F family protein, which yields MALVDLIDVSKKFGPNEILNQVNFSVNEREIIAIIGKNGSGKSTLMKLVAGTYEPDVGRRIVQNGIKVEMLAQNPNFSEGASVKETLNLELKEIFDARDEYAAVLEKLANDPNDKELHARQDELIKFIEAKDGWQIERKIEQVLIEFKLKEYEDRAVSSLSGGEIRRVALGALILKKPDVLLLDEPTNHLDVYMVRFLEEMLKSSKQTIVFISHDRYFIDALATRSVEVEEGKLRSFEGGYANYLAKKEEILLSLAKSHETLLKQLKSEEEWLRRGVKARLKRNEGRKERVMQMREEAKKNPGVIRRVRLELERASKNFNQAHSTNRKKMLFEIKNLGKSVGDKVLFEKFDARVLQGERIAIVGRNGSGKSTLLKILLGLEKQSVGEIKRGDVRIGYFDQSRSALSDEKSLIEVFCPNGGDRVQVRGRNMHVYGYLKNFLFPKEFLDKPIGVLSGGEKNRVALALLFTGEYDVLVLDEPTNDLDIATINILEDYLQSFEGAILLVSHDRYFVDKISSKLWAFEGTKIEVVHQEYSVYLELEDELNELNKFEAQMSADNENSAEKQKSKSKKLSYKENQILQNHPDKIAALEAQISKLNEGLSDPNVYQKIGLTKLYEELEAAKKELEILEEEYFEVLEIAENLDS from the coding sequence GTGGCGTTAGTTGATCTAATAGATGTAAGTAAAAAATTTGGTCCAAACGAGATATTAAATCAAGTAAATTTTAGCGTAAATGAGCGCGAGATAATCGCTATCATAGGTAAAAACGGAAGCGGAAAAAGTACGCTAATGAAGCTTGTAGCAGGAACTTATGAGCCTGATGTTGGTAGGCGCATAGTGCAAAACGGCATAAAGGTTGAGATGCTCGCGCAAAATCCAAATTTCAGCGAAGGCGCAAGCGTAAAAGAGACGCTAAATTTGGAGCTTAAAGAGATATTTGACGCTAGAGACGAGTACGCCGCAGTCCTTGAAAAACTCGCAAATGATCCAAATGATAAAGAGCTTCACGCTAGACAAGATGAGCTCATAAAATTTATCGAGGCAAAAGACGGCTGGCAGATCGAGCGAAAGATCGAGCAGGTTTTGATCGAATTTAAGTTAAAAGAGTATGAGGATAGGGCGGTTTCTAGCCTTAGCGGTGGCGAAATTCGCCGTGTGGCACTCGGTGCGCTCATACTTAAAAAGCCCGATGTGCTCTTGCTTGATGAACCGACAAACCACCTTGATGTCTATATGGTGCGCTTTCTTGAAGAGATGCTTAAAAGCTCGAAGCAAACTATCGTATTTATAAGCCACGATCGCTATTTTATCGATGCTTTGGCGACCAGAAGCGTTGAAGTTGAGGAGGGTAAGCTTCGTAGTTTTGAGGGCGGATATGCTAACTATCTAGCCAAAAAAGAGGAAATTTTACTCTCTTTGGCCAAATCTCACGAGACCTTGCTAAAACAGCTTAAAAGCGAAGAGGAGTGGTTAAGGCGAGGTGTCAAAGCAAGGCTAAAGCGCAACGAAGGGCGCAAAGAGCGCGTAATGCAGATGCGTGAGGAGGCTAAGAAAAATCCGGGCGTCATACGAAGAGTAAGACTTGAGCTTGAGCGAGCGAGTAAAAATTTCAACCAAGCTCACTCGACAAACCGCAAGAAAATGCTGTTTGAGATTAAAAATTTAGGTAAAAGTGTTGGCGATAAGGTGCTGTTTGAGAAATTTGACGCTAGGGTTTTGCAAGGCGAGCGCATAGCTATAGTCGGACGAAACGGAAGTGGCAAGAGCACCTTGCTTAAAATTTTGCTTGGACTAGAAAAGCAAAGCGTGGGTGAGATAAAAAGAGGCGATGTAAGGATAGGCTATTTTGATCAATCAAGAAGCGCTTTAAGCGATGAAAAGAGCCTGATTGAAGTCTTTTGCCCAAACGGCGGCGATAGAGTGCAGGTGCGCGGTAGAAATATGCATGTTTACGGCTATCTTAAAAATTTTTTATTTCCAAAGGAGTTTTTGGATAAGCCTATCGGCGTGCTAAGCGGTGGCGAGAAAAACCGCGTCGCGTTAGCGCTACTTTTTACAGGCGAATACGATGTGCTCGTGCTTGATGAGCCGACAAACGACCTTGATATAGCTACTATAAATATCTTAGAAGACTACTTGCAAAGCTTTGAAGGTGCTATCTTGCTGGTTAGTCACGATAGGTATTTTGTGGATAAAATTTCATCCAAACTTTGGGCTTTTGAGGGCACTAAAATCGAAGTGGTGCATCAAGAATACAGCGTCTATCTTGAACTTGAAGACGAGCTTAACGAGCTTAATAAATTTGAAGCTCAGATGAGTGCGGATAACGAAAATTCAGCCGAAAAACAAAAGAGTAAAAGCAAAAAACTAAGCTATAAAGAAAATCAAATTTTACAAAATCACCCGGATAAAATCGCTGCTTTAGAAGCTCAAATTTCAAAGCTAAACGAAGGGCTTAGCGATCCAAATGTCTATCAAAAGATAGGACTAACAAAGCTTTATGAAGAGCTTGAAGCGGCTAAAAAAGAGCTTGAAATTTTAGAAGAAGAGTATTTTGAAGTTTTAGAAATCGCTGAAAATTTGGATAGTTAA
- a CDS encoding NAD(P)/FAD-dependent oxidoreductase: MDSNKIIDEVLEEIEKEGHKISRRDAMKLIAMSPIAAGVFANTVAPINAEASSSATGKIVIVGGGLSGIATAAKLCKKLKNPDVTIIEPNPISVSYQAGQTLISAGVYKKEDIIYQTKDYIPKDAKWIQKAAKNFDPDNNKVILEDGSEVSYDYLVVAMGVTLNYGAIEGLEGEITTLGNSDVVRKKIGKNGVYSLYFADGSVDTYEGIQDIIKKAKEIKGDEKLQLIFTDSPTAIKCGGAPKKIMYIAHDLIKKAGVRDKVEMLFYTNSDKLFSVPEYAQAIEKQYKERDFKWEFKTRLVSVDVENRVATLEKTWMEKGEWDKDLEEYEMIKKSERITKKFHFLHIVPPQKAPDAVGKSPLGSPASWVPAHKETLQHIKYPNVFAIGDCAAVPLGKTGGSARKQYHVVVDNLIAVMEKKDKLPAAYDGYTVCPFITSIGTVMFAEFDWSGKPAPSFPLDPTQERWLMWLLKVYLMKPMIYHGMLPGRI; the protein is encoded by the coding sequence ATGGACTCAAACAAGATTATTGATGAGGTTCTTGAAGAAATTGAGAAAGAGGGTCATAAGATAAGTCGTCGTGATGCGATGAAACTTATAGCGATGTCCCCTATAGCTGCTGGTGTGTTTGCAAATACGGTAGCCCCTATTAATGCCGAAGCTTCTTCTTCTGCAACAGGTAAAATCGTAATAGTTGGAGGTGGATTGTCAGGAATTGCTACGGCTGCAAAGCTTTGCAAAAAGCTAAAGAATCCAGACGTAACTATTATAGAGCCTAATCCTATTTCGGTATCTTATCAGGCTGGACAGACTCTTATTTCCGCAGGTGTTTATAAGAAAGAAGACATTATATATCAGACAAAAGATTATATACCAAAAGACGCTAAGTGGATACAAAAAGCTGCTAAAAATTTTGATCCAGATAACAACAAAGTAATTTTAGAGGATGGTAGTGAAGTTTCATACGACTATCTTGTTGTGGCTATGGGTGTTACTCTTAATTATGGTGCTATTGAAGGATTGGAAGGCGAGATAACAACTCTGGGCAATAGCGATGTTGTTCGCAAAAAAATAGGTAAAAATGGTGTATATTCTCTTTATTTTGCAGATGGTTCTGTGGATACTTACGAAGGAATCCAGGATATCATAAAAAAAGCTAAAGAAATCAAAGGAGACGAGAAGCTACAGCTTATATTTACAGACTCTCCTACAGCCATTAAATGCGGTGGCGCTCCTAAAAAAATAATGTATATCGCTCACGATCTAATCAAAAAAGCTGGAGTTAGAGATAAGGTAGAGATGCTATTTTATACAAATAGCGATAAATTATTTAGTGTTCCAGAGTATGCTCAAGCGATTGAAAAACAGTACAAAGAGCGTGATTTTAAATGGGAATTTAAAACAAGACTTGTGTCAGTTGATGTAGAAAATAGAGTCGCAACTCTTGAGAAGACATGGATGGAAAAAGGCGAGTGGGATAAAGATTTAGAAGAGTATGAGATGATCAAAAAAAGTGAGAGAATCACTAAGAAATTTCATTTCCTACATATAGTACCGCCTCAAAAAGCTCCTGATGCTGTAGGCAAATCTCCACTAGGTTCACCTGCTAGTTGGGTTCCTGCGCATAAAGAGACGCTTCAACATATAAAATATCCAAATGTATTTGCGATAGGAGATTGCGCTGCGGTTCCTCTAGGAAAGACAGGCGGAAGCGCTAGAAAACAATATCACGTTGTTGTTGATAATTTAATAGCCGTAATGGAGAAAAAAGATAAACTTCCTGCAGCTTATGACGGATATACTGTTTGCCCATTTATAACAAGCATAGGCACTGTTATGTTTGCGGAATTTGATTGGTCTGGTAAGCCTGCACCTTCATTCCCGCTTGATCCTACGCAGGAACGTTGGTTAATGTGGCTACTTAAAGTTTACCTAATGAAACCAATGATATATCACGGAATGCTTCCGGGAAGAATTTAA
- a CDS encoding rhodanese-like domain-containing protein — translation MRLKFVGAIALGAALLLTGCATGTSTMSSSAAAQAIATKPTEAVQSLINKHKLEVVDYKYARSKLGSGMRGATEALFIDARPDRHYNAGTIPSSIQIHDTDFKDHVKRIDGTPKDKEIIVFCQGWDCAKSPKVAAMLKEAGYKNVKLYQAGYPEWSKKDYIEVGTAVVKNAFDANGAFLIDARPYAKFLAESIPGAISVNDTDIPTLMGRFPTDKNTPIITFCQGYDCKKSHVVAQKLISLGYTKVSNYSAGVPAWKQAGLKTTKGGEEKVAASGAVTKLSKPFMGPVKKGLDEGSVDGAWFVENYKKLPAGVTIVDVRRSDERAAGFVPGSLHVSIEENDTKTFLSKLPDTYVIFHCSAGGRSLEAYGKAKKGGFEKGLYIDAAVKCKGKECTFTPNEPLDPADW, via the coding sequence ATGCGTTTAAAATTTGTTGGTGCTATTGCGCTTGGCGCCGCTTTATTGTTAACCGGTTGTGCAACTGGCACATCGACTATGTCATCTTCTGCGGCTGCACAAGCTATAGCTACTAAGCCTACAGAGGCTGTACAATCTTTAATAAACAAGCATAAGCTTGAGGTGGTAGATTATAAATATGCCAGAAGTAAATTAGGCAGCGGTATGAGAGGTGCAACCGAGGCTTTATTTATAGACGCAAGACCTGATAGACACTATAATGCTGGAACAATACCTTCTAGTATCCAAATTCATGATACAGACTTTAAAGATCACGTAAAGAGAATAGACGGCACTCCAAAAGATAAAGAGATAATAGTATTTTGCCAAGGCTGGGATTGTGCAAAGAGTCCTAAAGTAGCAGCGATGTTAAAAGAGGCTGGATATAAAAATGTAAAACTGTATCAAGCAGGCTATCCTGAGTGGTCTAAAAAAGATTATATAGAGGTTGGTACAGCTGTAGTTAAAAACGCATTTGATGCTAATGGTGCATTCTTGATAGATGCTAGACCTTATGCTAAATTTTTAGCCGAGTCTATACCTGGAGCTATCTCTGTAAATGATACAGACATTCCTACTCTTATGGGACGTTTTCCAACAGATAAAAATACACCTATCATAACATTTTGCCAAGGATATGATTGCAAAAAATCTCACGTAGTAGCCCAAAAATTGATTTCATTGGGATATACAAAGGTGTCTAACTATTCAGCTGGCGTTCCTGCGTGGAAGCAAGCCGGACTAAAGACTACTAAAGGCGGAGAGGAGAAAGTTGCTGCCAGTGGAGCTGTAACAAAATTAAGTAAACCGTTTATGGGGCCTGTTAAAAAGGGATTAGATGAGGGTTCTGTAGATGGCGCTTGGTTTGTAGAAAATTATAAAAAACTCCCAGCCGGTGTAACAATAGTTGACGTAAGAAGAAGTGATGAGAGAGCTGCTGGATTTGTACCTGGCTCTTTACATGTGTCAATCGAAGAAAATGATACAAAAACATTTTTATCAAAACTTCCTGATACATATGTGATATTCCACTGCTCTGCAGGTGGACGCTCTCTTGAGGCTTATGGAAAAGCTAAAAAGGGAGGCTTTGAAAAAGGCCTATATATCGATGCGGCAGTAAAATGCAAAGGTAAAGAATGTACATTTACTCCAAACGAGCCATTAGATCCAGCTGACTGGTAA